From the Oncorhynchus nerka isolate Pitt River linkage group LG28, Oner_Uvic_2.0, whole genome shotgun sequence genome, one window contains:
- the LOC115113592 gene encoding haptoglobin-like isoform X2 produces the protein MTGIKEKASREERKDRFSVSTSSKLNYLRFRRMVGGTLAPHVPWQAMVYLSENVMNGGFAGGALISDRWVLTAGRNLFVRKSRQDTQGKEPIIPKVYLGITRRSQANASKEVAVEKVVLHPGFQNVSDWDNDLALIQLKRPFTLSEDVMPIPLPERGEDLAEAAQKKGIITGWGLGVHFTPAESLKHLVLPVVSHGFCKAEYNPSGQVLSRTPTIDDNMFCTGASKYQENVCFGDAGGALAVQDPKEGRVYAAGILSFDKACAVEKYAVYMKLSAYMPWINSVLRGDSETSASLRSSVMSDMYSRQL, from the exons ACCTGCGCTTCAGGCGTATGGTTGGGGGCACCCTGGCCCCTCATGTCCCCTGGCAGGCCATGGTCTACCTGAGTGAAAACGTCATGAACGGGGGCTTCGCTGGGGGAGCTCTAATCTCTGACCGCTGGGTCCTGACCGCTGGCAGGAACTTGTTTGTCAGAAAGAGTAGGCAGGACACCCAGGGGAAAGAACCAATCATCCCCAAGGTGTACCTAGGCATCACGCGACGCTCCCAAGCCAATGCTTCCAAAGAAGTTGCTGTTGAAAAG GTGGTTCTGCACCCAGGCTTCCAGAACGTGTCAGACTGGGACAACGACCTGGCTCTGATTCAGCTGAAGCGGCCATTCACCCTGAGCGAGGATGTGATGCCCATCCCTCTGCCTGAGAGGGGTGAGGACCTGGCTGAGGCAGCCCAGAAGAAAGGCATCATCACAGGCTGGGGCTTGGGGGTCCACTTCACCCCCGCTGAGTCACTGAAACACCTGGTGTTGCCTGTGGTATCGCACGGCTTCTGTAAAGCAGAGTACAACCCCAGTGGCCAAGTGCTGAGCAGGACTCCTACCATAGACGACAACATGTTCTGTACTGGAGCCAGCAAGTACCAGGAGAATGTGTGCTTTGGGGATGCAGGCGGTGCCCTGGCAGTCCAGGACCCCAAAGAGGGCAGAGTGTATGCTGCAGGGATCCTGTCCTTCGATAAGGCCTGTGCCGTGGAGAAATACGCTGTCTACATGAAGCTCTCTGCCTACATGCCTTGGATCAACAGTGTCCTCAGGGGCGACAGTGAGACATCAGCCAGTCTCCGCTCCAGTGTAATGTCTGACATGTATTCGAGGCAGTTGTAG
- the LOC115113592 gene encoding haptoglobin-like isoform X3 codes for MVGGTLAPHVPWQAMVYLSENVMNGGFAGGALISDRWVLTAGRNLFVRKSRQDTQGKEPIIPKVYLGITRRSQANASKEVAVEKVVLHPGFQNVSDWDNDLALIQLKRPFTLSEDVMPIPLPERGEDLAEAAQKKGIITGWGLGVHFTPAESLKHLVLPVVSHGFCKAEYNPSGQVLSRTPTIDDNMFCTGASKYQENVCFGDAGGALAVQDPKEGRVYAAGILSFDKACAVEKYAVYMKLSAYMPWINSVLRGDSETSASLRSSVMSDMYSRQL; via the exons ATGGTTGGGGGCACCCTGGCCCCTCATGTCCCCTGGCAGGCCATGGTCTACCTGAGTGAAAACGTCATGAACGGGGGCTTCGCTGGGGGAGCTCTAATCTCTGACCGCTGGGTCCTGACCGCTGGCAGGAACTTGTTTGTCAGAAAGAGTAGGCAGGACACCCAGGGGAAAGAACCAATCATCCCCAAGGTGTACCTAGGCATCACGCGACGCTCCCAAGCCAATGCTTCCAAAGAAGTTGCTGTTGAAAAG GTGGTTCTGCACCCAGGCTTCCAGAACGTGTCAGACTGGGACAACGACCTGGCTCTGATTCAGCTGAAGCGGCCATTCACCCTGAGCGAGGATGTGATGCCCATCCCTCTGCCTGAGAGGGGTGAGGACCTGGCTGAGGCAGCCCAGAAGAAAGGCATCATCACAGGCTGGGGCTTGGGGGTCCACTTCACCCCCGCTGAGTCACTGAAACACCTGGTGTTGCCTGTGGTATCGCACGGCTTCTGTAAAGCAGAGTACAACCCCAGTGGCCAAGTGCTGAGCAGGACTCCTACCATAGACGACAACATGTTCTGTACTGGAGCCAGCAAGTACCAGGAGAATGTGTGCTTTGGGGATGCAGGCGGTGCCCTGGCAGTCCAGGACCCCAAAGAGGGCAGAGTGTATGCTGCAGGGATCCTGTCCTTCGATAAGGCCTGTGCCGTGGAGAAATACGCTGTCTACATGAAGCTCTCTGCCTACATGCCTTGGATCAACAGTGTCCTCAGGGGCGACAGTGAGACATCAGCCAGTCTCCGCTCCAGTGTAATGTCTGACATGTATTCGAGGCAGTTGTAG